The region GTATCGCCAAAACGGTCGCGATGATTGACTGAGCGGGTATTCCTGCAAGTCTGCCTACAAAAAATTCCTTTAAAAAGCCTTCGGCACTCGCTAAAGATAGTGAAAGTCCTCCGCTTAGCACCACGGCAAGTCCTCGCCAGAAAAACTGTGTGCCGATAGTTGCGATAATGGAAGGTATTTTTGCGTTTATAACCAAAAGCGCGTTAAAAGCTCCGCTAAGTGCACCAAAGCCAAGGCTTGCAAGCGTAGCTAAGGCTAAATTCCCGCTTGCTTTAAAAACGTAAGAAAATACAAATCCGCTCATCGCCATCGTCGCAGGAAAACTCATGTCAAACTCGCCTGAGATGATAAGAGGAAGCAGACCAAGGCAGAGTATGAGTATGATAGGCACAGAGGTTAGGTAGCTAAAATAGATGTTTTTGGCTAAAAACACCTCAGGCGAAAAGGCTGCAAACACTCCTAAAATCACAAAAAGTATCGCCGTAATGACTAAATTTCTACTCATAAAATACCTTGTAGAGTGAATTTAGATCCGAAATTTCGCTTTTATCTAGTTCTTGCTCTATCACTCCGCTTCGCAAAAGCACGAATTTATCGGCGATATGAAAGGCTTGATTTAAGTTGTGAGTGATGATTATGATGCTTAAATTTTGCTCTTTGAGCTTATCTAAAAATCCCATAAATCGCTCGGTCTCATTTACTCCAAGTGCTGTTGTAGGCTCGTCTAAAATTAAAATTTGTGATTTAAAATAAATCGCTCTAGCTATAGCAAGTCCTTGCTTTTCGCCTCCGCTTAAGTTGCTTGCAAGGCTTGTAGCATCAATCCCCGCTCCGCTAAAACCCATGAATTCTTTTAAAATTTGATTTGAAATTTCTATCTCTTTTTTCTTGTCAATAAGACCGAATTTCGTGATATGACGAGTGGCGAATATGTTTCGATAAATCTCTTGAGAAAGCCCGAGCGAACTATCTTGAAAGA is a window of Campylobacter sp. CCUG 57310 DNA encoding:
- a CDS encoding ABC transporter permease, which produces MSRNLVITAILFVILGVFAAFSPEVFLAKNIYFSYLTSVPIILILCLGLLPLIISGEFDMSFPATMAMSGFVFSYVFKASGNLALATLASLGFGALSGAFNALLVINAKIPSIIATIGTQFFWRGLAVVLSGGLSLSLASAEGFLKEFFVGRLAGIPAQSIIATVLAILTYIMIFKHKFGDNILFSGDNAKAAKMLSINVARSKYLLFINMGVMSALASIILSLEFINWWPTQGDGYMLLVFAAIFIGGTGVSGGSGSVYGTLIGSIIIGIMESGIVAMGFDAFYTRVIYGAIIIVSVVIYAKFDKNSKARSF
- a CDS encoding ATP-binding cassette domain-containing protein — its product is MASDNAIELKNAFKSFGNTKILKGINFNLKKGETIALLGDNGAGKSTLIKCLCGYDRFDKFDSFSVLDTPIKKGEFDLLKARNLGMEVVFQDSSLGLSQEIYRNIFATRHITKFGLIDKKKEIEISNQILKEFMGFSGAGIDATSLASNLSGGEKQGLAIARAIYFKSQILILDEPTTALGVNETERFMGFLDKLKEQNLSIIIITHNLNQAFHIADKFVLLRSGVIEQELDKSEISDLNSLYKVFYE